From the Clostridium putrefaciens genome, one window contains:
- a CDS encoding N-acetylmuramoyl-L-alanine amidase gives MVRLCFDYGHGGEDSGACYKMRKESNDVLNLGRSIASEVRRHGIIVDETRTSDDTVSLNARSNFENRNTYDYFISFHRNAYEPEKAKGVETYTYLNPREKTKSLAERIQTSLVSLGFVDRGIKEGNFHVLRETKASAILVEIGFLDNTGDNNLFDTKRNQIVKVLAKSILAQVGVDYAESVVQTPLVNGEIFYRVMAGSYKVRENAENQVQKLKAAGFDATITIFNK, from the coding sequence ATGGTTAGATTATGTTTTGATTACGGACATGGAGGAGAAGACAGTGGTGCTTGTTACAAGATGAGAAAAGAAAGTAATGATGTTTTAAATTTAGGCAGATCTATAGCATCAGAGGTAAGAAGGCATGGAATTATTGTAGATGAAACAAGAACTTCAGATGACACAGTAAGCCTTAATGCGAGAAGCAATTTTGAAAACAGAAATACCTATGATTATTTTATATCCTTTCACAGGAATGCTTATGAACCAGAAAAGGCTAAGGGTGTTGAAACTTACACATATTTAAATCCACGAGAAAAAACTAAAAGTTTGGCGGAAAGGATACAGACATCTCTTGTGTCCTTGGGATTTGTAGATAGAGGTATTAAGGAAGGTAACTTTCATGTGCTAAGAGAAACTAAAGCTTCGGCAATACTCGTAGAGATTGGATTTCTCGATAATACAGGAGATAATAATTTATTTGATACTAAAAGAAATCAAATAGTAAAGGTGTTAGCAAAATCCATTCTTGCACAAGTAGGAGTTGATTATGCTGAATCAGTAGTACAAACACCACTGGTAAATGGAGAAATCTTTTATAGAGTAATGGCGGGATCTTATAAGGTAAGAGAAAATGCAGAAAATCAAGTGCAGAAGCTAAAGGCAGCAGGATTTGATGCAACAATTACGATATTTAATAAGTAG